In one Coccinella septempunctata chromosome 6, icCocSept1.1, whole genome shotgun sequence genomic region, the following are encoded:
- the LOC123315289 gene encoding uncharacterized protein LOC123315289: MPSKYCCVPKCYNKDDKCYRITEIKDAQKIWIERIGNPDLANLRHASSASICRKHFHADCIGTDGKLKRFALPTLNLPEYVNSRLNDDLFSYSPIASKPDSSRKMQDSMKTIFLLDEVPELKVHVPKKVYTRDVIGNELAGPSRHTEVSELESSEVQIGTETNLIEDIPTSEELPSTS; this comes from the exons ATGCCTTCGAAATATTGTTGTGTTCCTAAATGCTACAATAAAGATGATAAATG CTATAGAATAACAGAAATCAAGGACGCTCAAAAAATTTGGATTGAGAGAATTGGAAATCCAGACCTAGCAAATTTGCGTCATGCATCAAGTGCAAGTATTTGTAGGAAGCATTTTCATGCAGATTGCATAGGCACagatggaaaattgaaaagatttgcACTTCCTACACTGAATTTACCAG AGTACGTGAATAGTCGTCTAAATGACGATTTGTTTTCATATTCACCAATTGCATCTAAGCCAGACTCGTCCAGGAAAATGCAAG ATTCCATGAAAACCATCTTTTTATTGGACGAGGTACCGGAACTAAAGGTTCACGTTCCCAAGAAGGTATATACCAGGGATGTTATTGGGAACGAATTGGCAGGTCCCAGCAGACATACAGAAg tCTCGGAACTGGAATCAAGTGAGGTGCAGATTGGAACAGAAACCAATCTTATCGAGGATATTCCTACATCTGAAGAGCTTCCTAGTACCAGCTGA
- the LOC123315096 gene encoding uncharacterized protein LOC123315096, protein MYFDDFECCNPLGSKAGDDLGLNSILGFNESFQASFFCRFCKTPNEMTKIQTVEDLYSLRTQINYEMDMKSKSFGIKEECVFNCLPSYHVIDNCSVDLMHDMLEGILRYDMAQVLYYLVDKGYFSLDNLNERIRFLNFSEVDIGNPIPPIKIKNIKK, encoded by the exons atgtattttgatgacttcGAATGCTGCAACCCACTTGGCTCAAAAGCAG GTGACGACTTAGGACTTAACTCGATATTGGgattcaatgaaagttttcaAGCTAGTTTTTTCTGCAGATTCTGTAAAACCCCTAACGAGATgacaaaaattcaaactgtaGAAGATTTGTATTCATTAAGAACTcaaataaattatgaaatgGACATGAAGAGTAAAAGTTTTGGCATAAAAGAAGAATGTGTCTTCAACTGTTTACCATCTTACCATGTTATAGATAACTGTAGTGTAGATTTGATGCATGATATGCTTGAGGGAATCTTACGTTACGATATGGCTCAAGTTCTATACTATTTGGTCGACAAAGGGTATTTCAGCCTTGACAACTTGAATGAGAGAATCagatttttgaatttctcaGAAGTGGATATTGGGAATCCCATACCCcctattaaaataaaaaatataaaaaaataa